A window of Hippea jasoniae contains these coding sequences:
- a CDS encoding CoA-binding protein produces the protein MEIMNIATCRVDFGNPTKGQEKAIIEILKMKNIAVVGLSPKPNRPSYDVAKFLLQNGYNIIPVRPAVKEIFGLKCYADLEKIDQPVDVVDVFRRSEYAEEIAKKAVKIGAKALWLQEGVVSEEAYKIASEAGLIVIMDYCLKKALIRYKDRLNG, from the coding sequence ATGGAGATTATGAATATTGCAACATGCAGGGTGGATTTTGGCAATCCTACTAAAGGGCAGGAGAAAGCTATTATAGAAATTTTAAAGATGAAAAACATAGCTGTGGTGGGTTTAAGCCCAAAACCCAACAGACCCAGCTATGATGTTGCAAAATTTTTGCTCCAGAACGGTTATAACATAATCCCCGTTAGACCTGCTGTTAAAGAGATATTTGGTCTGAAATGCTATGCAGATTTAGAAAAGATAGATCAGCCCGTTGATGTTGTGGATGTTTTCAGAAGAAGCGAATATGCCGAAGAAATAGCAAAAAAAGCAGTTAAAATTGGCGCAAAGGCGTTGTGGCTACAGGAGGGTGTGGTATCCGAAGAAGCTTACAAAATAGCATCAGAAGCTGGCTTGATTGTTATTATGGATTACTGCTTAAAAAAAGCTCTTATTCGATATAAAGATAGGCTCAATGGATAA
- a CDS encoding aconitate hydratase produces the protein MGLTVAQKILKEHLVDGDLFSGDEIGIKIDQTLTQDATGTMADLQFEQMGVDRVKTEVSVSYIDHKTIQMGFEDADDHTYLQTFAKKYGLYLSKAGNGICHQVHIERVGRPGKTLLGSDSHTPTGGGIGMIAIGAGGLDVAAAMAGMPFYLPRPKILGVKLTGKLRPWVSAKDVILKLLQILSTKGNVGWIVEYFGDGVKTLTVPERGTITNMGAELGVTTSVFPSDEQTKRFLEAQGRGDQWIPLEADSDANYDRVIEINLSELEPMIAQPHNPDNVVTVREIEGTPVDQVMIGSCTNSSYKDGKTVAEIVKGRVTNPNVSCGYAPGSKQVLRMLADEGELSHIVAAGFRILESACGFCIGAGQAPRNNAVSIRTNNRNFYGRSGTVTAKIYLVSPETAAACALTGVITDPRDLETKFGIKYPHVDIPEKFTIDDSMLLPPADPQEAKTIQLYKGPNIVDPPSGEPLPKDIIGQITGKFGDKITTDDIMPAGDLLKYRSNVPKYAEYVFVKRDPTFAKRCLENKKMGIHNIIVGGDNYGQGSSREHAALCPMYLGVKVVVAKAIERIHRANLINFGIVPLIFKNPDDYDKIDQNDRIKIPDIRKALINDTKEVLLIDETKNISIPLTYNLTERERKTLLAGGKMRLAKDFSGKSFKEINFSE, from the coding sequence ATGGGTCTAACCGTTGCACAAAAGATTTTGAAAGAGCATCTTGTGGATGGTGATCTCTTCAGCGGTGATGAAATAGGCATCAAAATAGATCAAACCCTCACACAAGATGCTACAGGTACGATGGCTGATCTGCAGTTTGAGCAGATGGGTGTGGACAGGGTTAAAACAGAGGTGTCGGTCAGCTACATCGATCACAAAACCATTCAGATGGGTTTTGAGGATGCTGATGACCACACCTACCTTCAGACATTTGCAAAAAAGTACGGACTCTATCTATCAAAAGCTGGAAACGGTATCTGCCATCAGGTTCACATCGAAAGGGTAGGAAGACCAGGTAAAACACTACTTGGTTCGGATTCCCACACACCAACCGGTGGCGGTATTGGTATGATCGCTATCGGTGCAGGCGGACTCGATGTAGCTGCAGCTATGGCTGGTATGCCATTTTATCTGCCAAGACCAAAGATTTTGGGTGTAAAGCTTACAGGCAAACTCAGACCGTGGGTTTCTGCAAAGGATGTTATTTTAAAACTCCTTCAAATTCTTTCAACAAAAGGTAATGTTGGCTGGATCGTAGAGTATTTTGGAGATGGCGTAAAAACTCTGACAGTGCCAGAAAGAGGCACAATCACAAACATGGGGGCTGAGCTTGGCGTTACAACAAGCGTTTTCCCATCCGATGAACAGACAAAGAGATTCCTTGAGGCTCAGGGTAGAGGTGATCAGTGGATTCCACTTGAGGCAGACAGCGATGCCAATTACGACAGAGTTATTGAGATTAATCTAAGCGAACTTGAGCCGATGATTGCTCAACCTCACAACCCTGACAATGTTGTAACTGTAAGGGAGATCGAGGGAACACCTGTTGATCAGGTTATGATCGGAAGCTGTACAAACTCATCCTACAAGGATGGTAAAACAGTTGCTGAGATAGTAAAGGGAAGGGTTACAAATCCCAATGTCAGCTGCGGTTATGCACCGGGTTCAAAACAGGTTCTAAGGATGCTTGCTGATGAGGGTGAACTTTCCCATATTGTTGCAGCAGGATTTAGAATACTTGAGTCTGCATGCGGCTTCTGTATAGGCGCTGGTCAGGCTCCACGAAACAACGCTGTCTCTATTAGAACAAACAACAGAAACTTCTACGGCAGAAGCGGCACGGTTACTGCTAAAATTTACCTCGTTTCACCAGAAACTGCAGCAGCATGTGCTTTAACAGGCGTTATCACAGACCCAAGAGATCTTGAAACAAAATTCGGCATCAAATATCCGCATGTGGATATTCCAGAAAAATTCACAATTGATGACAGCATGCTTCTTCCACCTGCAGATCCTCAGGAAGCTAAAACCATTCAACTCTACAAAGGTCCAAACATTGTTGATCCACCAAGCGGAGAGCCTCTACCAAAGGATATAATCGGCCAGATAACAGGAAAATTTGGCGACAAGATTACAACAGACGATATTATGCCTGCAGGTGATTTATTAAAATACAGATCCAATGTGCCAAAATACGCTGAATATGTTTTTGTAAAAAGGGATCCAACATTTGCCAAGAGATGTCTTGAAAATAAAAAGATGGGCATCCACAACATCATAGTGGGTGGCGACAACTACGGTCAGGGTTCATCAAGAGAGCATGCTGCTTTATGTCCAATGTATTTAGGTGTCAAAGTTGTTGTAGCAAAAGCCATTGAAAGAATCCACAGGGCAAACCTCATTAACTTCGGTATAGTGCCTTTGATATTCAAGAACCCAGATGATTACGACAAAATCGACCAAAACGACAGAATCAAGATTCCAGATATAAGAAAAGCACTAATAAACGATACAAAAGAGGTTCTGCTTATAGATGAAACAAAGAACATCTCAATACCGTTGACCTACAACTTAACAGAGCGCGAAAGAAAAACACTGCTTGCTGGCGGCAAGATGAGATTGGCAAAGGATTTCTCTGGCAAGAGTTTCAAAGAAATCAATTTTAGTGAATAA
- the hisG gene encoding ATP phosphoribosyltransferase — MITIALPKGRLMEETIEVFSKASINVEIPTSRRLYFYDSSSNYRFLIVRAQDVPTYVERNAADLGVVGRDVLNENASDLFELVDLSIGYCRMVVAAKDTECFKKNSTIRVATKFVNIAKRFFAQKRLNAEIIKLYGSIELAPLLGIADCIVDIVSTGRTLKENGLKVVEEIFESTAVLVSNRVAFYTKNEEISQFIELLK, encoded by the coding sequence GTGATAACCATAGCACTGCCAAAGGGCAGATTGATGGAGGAAACCATAGAGGTTTTCTCAAAAGCCTCAATTAATGTTGAGATACCCACATCAAGGAGGCTTTATTTCTACGATAGCTCGTCCAATTATAGATTTCTTATTGTGCGTGCTCAGGATGTGCCCACTTATGTTGAACGAAACGCAGCAGATTTGGGCGTGGTGGGCAGGGATGTGTTAAACGAAAACGCAAGCGATCTGTTTGAGCTTGTTGATTTAAGTATCGGCTACTGCAGAATGGTTGTGGCAGCAAAAGATACAGAGTGTTTTAAGAAAAACAGCACAATAAGGGTAGCTACAAAGTTTGTTAATATAGCAAAGAGGTTTTTTGCTCAGAAAAGACTCAATGCCGAAATTATAAAACTATACGGTTCGATTGAGCTTGCCCCACTGCTTGGTATTGCAGACTGTATAGTGGATATTGTTTCAACAGGCAGGACGCTTAAGGAAAACGGCCTTAAGGTGGTTGAGGAGATCTTTGAATCCACAGCTGTTTTGGTATCAAATCGGGTTGCCTTCTATACCAAAAACGAAGAGATATCACAATTCATTGAACTGTTAAAATGA
- a CDS encoding uracil-DNA glycosylase encodes MKSIIDILTFYKGLGVEYMRSINIHTKEDIFRQLKQEAEHCRRCELYKTKTKTVFGEGSFDASLMFVGEAPGKDEDIQGRPFVGRAGKLLRQLLDDVGIDKNDIYIANCLKCRPPANRDPLPDELVACFGFLKKQIELIKPKVIATLGRYSTYELTNQKAALGMLRGRVFDYHGIAVVPLYHPAYLLRNPKAIDIFLDDLKKIKSLLEQ; translated from the coding sequence ATGAAATCGATTATCGATATACTTACATTTTATAAGGGTTTGGGTGTTGAATATATGAGGAGCATAAATATACACACAAAGGAGGATATTTTTAGGCAGCTCAAACAGGAAGCTGAACATTGTAGGAGATGTGAGCTTTATAAAACAAAAACCAAAACGGTATTTGGTGAGGGAAGTTTTGATGCAAGCCTGATGTTTGTTGGTGAGGCGCCAGGAAAAGATGAGGATATACAGGGAAGGCCGTTTGTAGGAAGAGCGGGCAAACTACTGCGTCAGCTTTTAGATGATGTGGGTATAGATAAAAACGATATCTATATAGCCAACTGTTTAAAATGCAGACCGCCTGCAAACAGAGACCCTTTGCCGGATGAGCTTGTAGCCTGTTTTGGATTTTTAAAAAAGCAAATTGAGCTTATAAAACCTAAGGTTATTGCAACACTGGGCAGATACTCAACTTATGAGCTAACAAATCAGAAGGCGGCTTTGGGTATGCTGCGTGGCAGGGTGTTTGATTATCACGGTATAGCTGTTGTGCCTTTGTATCATCCAGCCTACCTTTTAAGAAACCCCAAGGCAATCGATATTTTTCTTGATGATTTAAAGAAAATTAAGTCGTTGTTGGAGCAATGA
- the fliN gene encoding flagellar motor switch protein FliN, producing MADELSQDEIDQLFGGTDESDNADNQVNETAKKLFDLLNASLEEVLKTAFSLEVVSKFIDLKLSNKDDIATENKISVNIELSSEDKSVLLVALIDKRFASILSDLMLMGPGEAKDELTDEDLDALKELFSQVFGNLSTVVKEQIPVVLEFAVKDASLEVGEFSQDNYYCAQYDIALPNIEDGTIEICADKSLMDDIFKKEETQEEEPQEVPFSDVEEATVVEQPKETPAPAEVSVSAKNLDLIMDIDLEVKIRIGEKQMLIKDILDLKDGSIIELDKNIEEPMDILVNGKVVAQGVVVVVGGKFGVKITKIQTKEQRIKSLGG from the coding sequence ATGGCTGATGAGCTTTCTCAGGATGAGATTGATCAGCTGTTTGGTGGCACAGACGAGTCTGATAATGCAGATAATCAGGTTAATGAAACAGCCAAGAAGCTATTTGATTTATTGAATGCCTCTTTGGAGGAGGTTTTAAAAACCGCCTTTTCGCTTGAGGTTGTATCCAAGTTTATCGACTTAAAACTTTCTAATAAAGACGATATAGCTACTGAGAATAAGATTTCTGTAAATATAGAACTATCCAGTGAAGATAAAAGTGTTTTGCTTGTAGCTTTGATTGATAAGCGATTTGCCTCAATTCTTTCGGATCTGATGCTTATGGGGCCGGGTGAGGCAAAAGATGAGTTAACCGATGAGGATTTAGATGCTCTCAAGGAGCTTTTCTCTCAGGTTTTTGGCAATCTATCAACCGTTGTAAAAGAACAGATTCCCGTGGTTTTGGAGTTTGCTGTTAAGGATGCATCACTTGAGGTTGGTGAATTTAGCCAGGATAACTACTATTGTGCTCAATACGATATAGCCCTGCCAAATATAGAGGATGGAACAATTGAGATCTGCGCTGATAAGTCTTTGATGGATGATATTTTTAAAAAAGAGGAAACACAAGAAGAAGAGCCTCAAGAGGTGCCCTTTAGTGATGTAGAGGAAGCAACAGTTGTAGAGCAGCCCAAAGAAACTCCTGCACCAGCAGAGGTTTCTGTTTCTGCCAAAAATTTAGACCTAATAATGGATATAGACCTTGAGGTCAAGATACGCATCGGGGAAAAGCAGATGCTGATAAAGGATATCCTTGATCTAAAGGATGGTTCTATTATTGAGCTTGATAAAAATATAGAGGAGCCGATGGATATACTTGTAAATGGCAAGGTTGTAGCCCAGGGTGTGGTTGTTGTGGTTGGTGGAAAATTTGGTGTCAAAATAACAAAAATTCAGACAAAAGAGCAAAGAATAAAATCATTGGGTGGTTGA
- the fliM gene encoding flagellar motor switch protein FliM encodes MPEILSQEEIDALLTNLDKDELVEETPEETVEEIVEPKKISLYDFKRPDKVSKEQIRAIKNLHDKFSRNFSSKLSAFLRSIVEIEVVSVDQMTYAEFVLSLSNNVSFNVISLAPLDGNGVFSLEPDIGFALVDRLLGGTGESNNLNRMFTDIEQSILLDVVKQAMEEMRVAWEPIMDISFEVVSQESSPNVVQIVAPSEIVVLVVFEVKLGEASGIINWCLPVIVLEPVLSKIGTHDILARSKKASEDRTEDIARVLKEVLVDIDFRLGSTVMKVVDFLELSEGDLLILDKKTTDELDAYLNGVDKFKVMLGKKGENKAVKILKILT; translated from the coding sequence ATGCCTGAAATCCTATCTCAGGAAGAGATAGATGCGCTTTTAACCAATTTAGATAAAGATGAGCTTGTTGAAGAGACCCCCGAAGAAACTGTAGAAGAGATTGTAGAGCCCAAAAAGATCTCCCTTTATGATTTCAAGCGGCCCGATAAGGTATCAAAAGAGCAGATCAGGGCTATAAAAAACCTCCATGATAAATTTTCACGGAATTTTTCCAGTAAGCTGTCTGCATTTTTGCGCTCCATTGTTGAGATAGAGGTGGTCAGCGTAGATCAGATGACCTATGCGGAATTTGTGCTTTCTTTATCAAATAATGTTAGTTTCAATGTTATTAGTCTTGCTCCGCTTGATGGAAACGGTGTTTTTTCTTTAGAGCCAGATATAGGCTTCGCACTTGTCGATAGACTGCTTGGTGGAACGGGTGAGTCTAACAATCTCAACCGTATGTTTACAGATATTGAGCAAAGCATCCTGCTTGATGTTGTAAAGCAAGCTATGGAAGAGATGAGGGTAGCCTGGGAGCCGATAATGGATATCTCATTTGAGGTGGTTTCTCAGGAGTCAAGCCCCAATGTCGTGCAGATTGTGGCACCTTCAGAAATTGTTGTTTTGGTTGTTTTTGAGGTTAAACTTGGTGAGGCAAGCGGAATTATCAATTGGTGTTTACCTGTTATTGTACTTGAGCCTGTATTGAGTAAAATCGGCACACATGATATACTTGCTCGCTCAAAGAAAGCTTCAGAGGATAGAACGGAAGATATCGCAAGGGTTTTAAAAGAGGTGCTTGTTGATATTGACTTTAGATTGGGCTCTACCGTTATGAAAGTAGTGGATTTTTTGGAGCTATCCGAAGGGGATTTACTTATCTTGGATAAGAAAACCACAGATGAGCTTGATGCCTATTTAAACGGCGTTGATAAATTTAAGGTGATGCTTGGCAAAAAGGGAGAGAATAAGGCGGTTAAGATTCTTAAAATTTTAACTTAA
- a CDS encoding protein-glutamate methylesterase/protein-glutamine glutaminase: MEKIKVLVVDDSLISRKYLTRILEESGKIEVIDTAKDGQEAIEKVKALNPDVVTLDIEMPRLNGLEALKIIMKEHPTPVVMVSSLTKDGAKETLEALRLGAVDYISKQDVLSFKTTAKEARQLLIDKIVAAKDSRIKGRALRGKVTTAKAQEEAKPAPTQKRKLEKMNIKVVAIAASTGGPVALEKVFSGLPLLGVPVMIVQHMPKTFTGVFANSLSKVSKIKVKEAEDGEELKINQGYLAPGGMQMTAQKSGSRYLVKVSDKPKTIYTPNADVMFSSVAETFGDKALCVIMTGMGDDGFKGLQLVKQKGGVIIAQDKDSCVVWGMPRKPTQTGLADFVVPLDEIASTISKIVLGR, from the coding sequence ATGGAAAAGATAAAGGTTTTGGTTGTAGATGACTCACTTATATCAAGAAAATATTTGACACGTATTTTAGAAGAATCTGGGAAAATAGAGGTTATCGATACAGCGAAAGACGGTCAGGAGGCTATAGAGAAAGTAAAGGCTCTAAATCCGGATGTTGTTACACTTGACATAGAGATGCCCAGACTCAACGGCCTTGAGGCTTTAAAAATAATAATGAAAGAACATCCTACACCTGTTGTAATGGTTAGTAGTTTAACAAAAGATGGAGCAAAGGAGACATTGGAGGCTTTGCGGCTTGGTGCCGTTGATTATATATCCAAGCAGGATGTGCTTTCATTTAAAACTACGGCAAAAGAGGCAAGGCAACTTCTTATAGATAAAATTGTTGCAGCTAAGGATTCTCGTATTAAAGGGCGAGCTTTAAGGGGTAAGGTTACAACTGCAAAAGCTCAGGAAGAGGCAAAACCAGCCCCTACTCAGAAGAGAAAATTAGAAAAAATGAACATTAAGGTTGTTGCAATTGCAGCATCAACCGGTGGACCTGTGGCGCTTGAGAAGGTCTTTAGCGGTCTGCCTTTGCTTGGTGTGCCTGTAATGATTGTTCAGCATATGCCTAAAACCTTTACCGGTGTGTTTGCAAACTCTTTGAGTAAGGTTTCAAAGATAAAGGTTAAAGAGGCAGAGGATGGTGAAGAGCTTAAAATAAATCAGGGCTATCTTGCACCTGGTGGCATGCAGATGACAGCTCAAAAAAGCGGCTCACGTTATCTTGTTAAGGTCTCAGATAAACCCAAAACAATTTATACTCCCAATGCCGATGTGATGTTTAGCTCTGTTGCAGAAACCTTTGGCGATAAAGCATTATGTGTTATTATGACGGGAATGGGTGATGATGGTTTTAAGGGGTTGCAGCTTGTAAAGCAAAAAGGTGGAGTTATAATAGCTCAGGATAAGGATAGCTGTGTTGTGTGGGGTATGCCAAGAAAACCCACTCAAACAGGACTTGCAGATTTTGTTGTGCCGCTGGATGAGATTGCATCAACCATATCAAAAATTGTATTGGGTAGATAA
- a CDS encoding type 1 periplasmic-binding domain-containing protein, with protein MRKLIAIIILLFAINSYGADILYIAPFGGSFNGYAEQLLDGLKLSLNSQLTIETANSNDNLTKVLERKKSYVVVGPFFEQAAKAVIDQLCNKNILVILPFYKPKKVCGNVVFYGYDPLAAARQLSEKVCSINSGRIAVFYSFGKLYKKERDIFLSSLSYCNKEAEYVEAIPSFINLIDSFIKDFFGVEEVKKVAGITRGRVFRYTNHIDTLIIFAPQKVVVQILNLLDYYDIYPEDVLSVDEEVDSDLLKLRRSAIRHFGFVTPYYLCDNNNFVENYRQTYFADPTFASALGHDIGKFINFYLSGGKIDNYTDRNMLIGRLLFFDDRNWSVMTYKFVNYRQVRRCHKELSR; from the coding sequence ATGAGGAAGTTAATTGCAATAATAATTCTTCTTTTTGCGATAAACAGCTATGGTGCTGATATACTCTATATTGCACCGTTTGGTGGCTCATTCAACGGCTATGCAGAACAGCTTTTAGATGGTTTGAAGCTATCTTTAAATAGCCAGTTAACTATAGAGACAGCAAACTCAAACGATAATCTGACAAAGGTTTTGGAAAGAAAAAAAAGCTATGTTGTTGTTGGACCGTTTTTTGAGCAAGCAGCAAAAGCTGTGATAGATCAGCTATGCAATAAAAATATACTTGTTATTCTGCCGTTTTACAAACCGAAAAAGGTATGCGGTAATGTTGTCTTTTACGGTTACGATCCGCTTGCAGCAGCAAGACAGCTTTCAGAGAAGGTATGCTCTATCAATAGTGGCAGAATTGCTGTGTTTTACTCTTTTGGAAAACTATACAAAAAAGAGAGGGATATTTTTTTAAGTTCACTGTCGTATTGCAACAAAGAGGCAGAGTATGTTGAGGCTATACCTTCATTTATAAACCTTATAGATAGTTTCATTAAGGATTTTTTTGGCGTAGAGGAGGTTAAAAAGGTTGCAGGTATTACAAGGGGAAGGGTGTTTAGATACACCAATCATATAGACACACTGATTATTTTTGCCCCTCAAAAGGTTGTTGTTCAGATCTTAAACCTTTTGGATTATTACGATATCTACCCGGAAGATGTATTGTCTGTGGATGAGGAGGTTGATAGCGATTTGTTAAAATTAAGAAGAAGCGCCATCAGACACTTTGGTTTTGTAACGCCGTATTATTTGTGTGATAATAACAATTTTGTTGAAAATTATAGACAAACATACTTTGCAGATCCAACTTTTGCTTCAGCGCTTGGCCATGATATTGGCAAATTTATAAACTTCTATCTATCTGGAGGGAAAATAGATAACTACACCGACAGAAATATGCTTATAGGTAGATTGTTGTTTTTTGATGATAGAAACTGGTCTGTCATGACATATAAATTTGTAAATTACAGACAGGTGAGGCGATGTCACAAAGAATTATCAAGATAG
- the aroB gene encoding 3-dehydroquinate synthase yields MSQRIIKIDVKTSKPYPVYINEGFDFIYENLKDRRCFFVTDSNLYRLYKSSVFEKFSTEVCVFEAGEESKNYKTLFEIYDFLLKNRADRSSYLVGVGGGVVGDIAGFAASSYMRGMGLIHIPTSLLAMVDSSIGGKTAINYGGYKNIIGSFYQPDAVFVDVNFLKTLPGREYFSAFAEVIKYGIIMDSDLFDYIEEHIKEIKNKETGVLRLIIEKSIKDKVEVVEDDEKESSRRAILNLGHTFAHAIESITDYKVYLHGEAVAIGILMALRLSLNKGLIEESTIGRVEALLKKLHLPTKIDSNISSERMFEIMLNDKKNRDMRLHFVLTRGIGSSIISQAIVKSEVIEAIDAQKAD; encoded by the coding sequence ATGTCACAAAGAATTATCAAGATAGATGTTAAAACATCAAAGCCATATCCGGTTTACATAAATGAGGGGTTTGATTTTATCTATGAAAATTTAAAAGATAGGCGCTGTTTCTTTGTTACAGATTCAAATTTATACAGGCTATATAAAAGTTCTGTTTTTGAGAAATTTTCTACTGAAGTGTGCGTGTTTGAGGCAGGTGAGGAGAGCAAAAACTACAAAACCCTTTTTGAAATTTATGACTTTTTGCTTAAAAACAGGGCAGACAGAAGCAGTTATCTTGTAGGTGTCGGTGGTGGAGTGGTTGGTGATATTGCTGGTTTTGCAGCAAGCAGTTATATGCGTGGTATGGGTTTGATTCATATCCCAACATCGCTTCTTGCAATGGTGGATAGCTCAATCGGAGGAAAAACAGCCATAAACTACGGCGGTTATAAAAATATAATCGGTAGTTTCTATCAGCCCGATGCGGTTTTTGTCGATGTGAATTTTTTAAAGACACTTCCTGGCAGGGAGTATTTTTCAGCTTTCGCTGAGGTTATAAAATACGGCATTATTATGGATAGCGATCTGTTTGATTATATTGAGGAACATATCAAAGAGATTAAAAATAAAGAAACAGGTGTTTTGAGATTGATTATAGAAAAGAGCATAAAGGATAAAGTGGAAGTTGTTGAGGATGATGAGAAGGAGTCATCAAGAAGGGCGATTTTGAATTTAGGCCATACATTTGCCCATGCAATAGAAAGCATTACTGATTATAAGGTTTATCTCCACGGGGAGGCTGTAGCAATAGGTATTTTGATGGCTTTAAGGTTGTCTTTAAATAAAGGTTTGATTGAAGAATCCACAATAGGTAGAGTGGAAGCTCTACTTAAAAAACTACACCTACCCACCAAAATTGATAGTAATATTTCTTCAGAGAGAATGTTTGAAATTATGCTAAACGATAAGAAAAACAGAGATATGAGATTGCATTTTGTCTTGACAAGGGGGATAGGCAGTTCTATAATCTCGCAGGCGATAGTAAAAAGTGAGGTTATTGAGGCTATAGATGCACAAAAGGCTGATTGA
- the murA gene encoding UDP-N-acetylglucosamine 1-carboxyvinyltransferase yields MDKFVIEGPNSLKGEVTVSGSKNASLPMMAAAILTTEDVILHNVPDLKDIATMCKLLVELGCRCKREDKTIVINCSNLDSNKAPYELVKTMRASILVLGPLMARLHNAEVSLPGGCAIGVRPVNFHIDGLRALSADVKIENGYIVSTAKKLKGGSIYFDIPSVTGTENLMMAATLADGETVMKNAAKEPEVVDLAKMLIMMGAKIDGIGDSIIRIDGVDKLSGVEYTVMNDRIEAGTLMVAALATSSEVTIKGMPIYAMDAIVDKFKEIGGKIEIIDKDVAVVGGKTIKPTIISTAVYPGFPTDMQAQFMAVLSLADGSSIIKETIFENRFMHAAELNRLGANIVISGNEAVVNGVDRFVGATVMATDLRASASLVIAGLAAEGKTEVLRIYHLDRGYEKLEEKLSNLGAVIRREKE; encoded by the coding sequence ATGGATAAATTCGTTATAGAAGGACCAAATTCACTAAAAGGAGAGGTTACCGTTAGCGGCTCAAAAAACGCCTCTCTGCCCATGATGGCTGCAGCAATTCTAACAACAGAAGATGTTATTTTGCACAATGTGCCAGACCTTAAAGATATTGCCACGATGTGCAAGCTGCTTGTTGAACTTGGGTGTAGATGTAAAAGGGAAGATAAAACTATTGTGATAAACTGCTCCAATTTAGACTCAAATAAAGCGCCGTATGAGCTTGTAAAAACAATGAGAGCCTCCATTCTTGTCCTTGGTCCTTTGATGGCAAGACTGCATAATGCTGAGGTTTCCCTGCCTGGGGGATGCGCCATCGGTGTAAGGCCTGTAAACTTTCATATAGATGGCCTTAGGGCTCTATCTGCGGATGTAAAAATCGAAAACGGCTATATTGTTTCTACAGCAAAAAAACTCAAAGGCGGTAGTATCTACTTTGATATTCCATCTGTTACAGGCACAGAGAATCTTATGATGGCGGCAACTTTAGCAGATGGAGAAACGGTCATGAAAAATGCAGCCAAAGAGCCAGAGGTTGTTGACCTTGCTAAAATGCTGATTATGATGGGTGCAAAGATAGATGGTATAGGTGACTCAATCATTAGAATAGATGGGGTAGATAAGCTTAGCGGTGTTGAATATACCGTAATGAACGATAGAATTGAGGCTGGCACTTTGATGGTTGCTGCTTTAGCTACATCATCTGAGGTAACCATCAAAGGTATGCCGATTTATGCAATGGATGCCATAGTTGATAAGTTTAAGGAGATTGGTGGAAAGATTGAAATTATCGATAAGGATGTGGCAGTTGTTGGGGGCAAAACAATAAAACCTACAATAATCAGCACGGCTGTTTATCCAGGCTTTCCAACAGATATGCAGGCTCAATTTATGGCGGTATTGTCGTTGGCGGATGGTAGCAGCATTATTAAGGAGACTATATTTGAAAACCGCTTTATGCATGCAGCAGAGCTCAACAGGCTTGGTGCTAATATCGTAATCTCAGGCAATGAGGCTGTTGTAAACGGTGTTGATAGATTTGTTGGGGCTACTGTGATGGCCACCGATTTGAGGGCATCGGCAAGCCTTGTTATTGCGGGATTGGCAGCAGAGGGCAAAACAGAGGTCTTAAGGATTTACCATCTCGATAGAGGATATGAAAAGCTTGAGGAAAAACTTTCAAACCTTGGGGCTGTAATAAGGAGAGAAAAAGAGTGA